Below is a window of Escherichia coli DSM 30083 = JCM 1649 = ATCC 11775 DNA.
TGCGTATTTCCAGCCAGCATATCGCCAACTGGTTACGTCACGGTATTCTGACCAAAGATCAGGTGCAGGCGTCGCTGGAGAATATGGCGAAAGTGGTTGATCAGCAAAACGCTGGCGATCCGGCTTATCGTCCAATGGTGGAGAATTTCGCTAACTCGTGTGCTTTTAAAGCTGCCTGCGATTTGATCTTCCTCGGCGTGAAACAGCCAAACGGCTATACCGAACCGTTATTACACGCATGGCGTTTACGCGAAAAAGAAAATCATTAATAGCGTCAAAAAAAGCCCCGGCAAGATTTATTGTCGGGGCTATGATAGTAACTGCGGTAGTACATTTATCCCGGAAATAACCGGAGCGATTATCAGGGGTTAACAATATTAAATACCCGTAGCGCATCACTAGCGGGATTAAAACAACAATATGGACATCTTAACGATACTCTGCGCCTGCGTGTGCGGAACAGAAACCCTTACCCGATATACTTGTTATACCAGAGGTAGCAATTGCGTTAGCGGCGTACTGTTGCTGTAAAGTATAACGCCTATATTTTACAGTTCAGTCCTCTTTTGCTTATTACAACCTTAAGTATATCAAGCATATAAAGATAATAAGAGACTGAACAATATGGTTACCTGGACCCAAATGTATATGCCGATGGGAGGACTGGGGCTATCCGCTCTGGTCGCCCTGATCCCAATAATATTCTTCTTCGTTGCACTCGCGGTATTACGTCTGAAAGGACATGTCGCTGGAGCAATAACCCTTATATTATCTATTCTGATTGCGATATTCGCCTTTAAAATGCCGATTGATATGGCATTTGCTGCTGCGGGCTATGGCTTTATTTATGGTTTATGGCCTATTGCGTGGATTATTGTCGCGGCGGTATTCCTGTATAAATTAACCGTTGCCAGCGGCCAGTTCGATATTATCCGCAGCTCGGTTATCTCCATCACCGACGATCAGCGTTTGCAGGTGTTACTGATTGGTTTCTCCTTTGGTGCGCTGCTGGAAGGGGCGGCTGGCTTTGGCGCACCGGTGGCGATTACCGGTGCTCTACTGGTGGGCCTGGGCTTCAAACCGCTATACGCGGCGGGGCTGTGTCTGATTGCCAACACTGCGCCGGTGGCGTTTGGTGCGTTGGGCGTGCCGATTCTGGTCGCCGGTCAGGTAACGGGAATCGATCCGTTCCACATTGGCGCAATGGCGGGACGTCAGTTACCGTTCCTGTCGGTTCTTGTGCCGTTCTGGCTGGTAGCAATGATGGACGGCTGGAAAGGGGTGAAAGAGACGTGGCCAGCGGCGCTGGTTGCAGGGGGAAGCTTCGCTGTCACTCAGTTCTTTACCTCTAACTATATTGGTCCGGAACTGCCGGATATTACTTCGGCGCTGGTGAGTATCGTCTCACTCGCTTTATTCCTTAAAGTCTGGCGGCCGAAAAATACCGAAACGGCAATCAGCATGGGACAATCCGCAGGTGCGATGGTGGTGAATAAACCATCTTCTGGCGGTCCCGTGCCTTCAGAATATAGTCTGGGGCAAATCATTCGTGCGTGGTCACCGTTTTTAATCTTAACGGTGCTGGTCACCATCTGGACCATGAAGCCGTTTAAAGCGTTATTTGCTCCGGGCGGCGCGTTTTATTCACTGGTGATTAATTTCCAGATCCCTCATTTGCATCAACAAGTGTTGAAAGCGGCACCCATTGTCGCCCAACCAACGCCAATGGACGCGGTGTTTAAATTCGACCCTCTCTCGGCTGGCGGCACCGCTATTTTTATTGCGGCGATTATCTCTATCTTCATCCTCGGCGTGGGCATCAAGAAAGGGATTGGCGTCTTTGCCGAAACGCTAATTAGTCTGAAGTGGCCGATATTGTCGATTGGCATGGTGCTGGCGTTCGCCTTCGTCACCAACTATTCCGGTATGTCCACCACGCTGGCGCTGGTACTGGCAGGTACAGGCGTGATGTTCCCGTTTTTCTCACCGTTTCTCGGCTGGCTGGGCGTATTCCTTACCGGCTCGGACACCTCCTCTAACGCCCTGTTTGGTTCACTGCAATCGACCACGGCGCAGCAAATCAACGTCTCTGACACCCTGCTGGTGGCAGCAAACACCAGCGGCGGCGTAACTGGCAAGATGATCTCCCCGCAATCTATCGCCGTGGCCTGCGCCGCGACGGGCATGGTGGGGCGAGAATCTGAACTGTTCCGCTACACCGTGAAGCACAGTCTGATTTTTGCCAGCGTTATCGGCATTATCACGCTGTTGCAGGCGTATGTGTTTACCGGGATGTTAGTTTCGTAAGTCAATAATGCCGGATGATCGTTAATATCATCCGGCTTCGTTTACATTATTCTGTCTTATTAATGGAAAATTATTTCCTGCTTTATTATCCATGCAGCAATAATGTTTTGCGTTCAGATAACATGCTAAATAATTAAAAGCGTGAGAACATCTATTTTTTATCACGCAAAACAAGTCTGTATTAATTATGTTCGCTTGATGAGCAAACTCCGTTCTATCTGTTGCTTTTGCAATCTTAATCGTTAAAACTACCAACAAATTTATATAGTTACGTTGTGAATGGTTGTTAATTTTTTGTTTGTTGAAATTTCGTAAAAATAACCATCCAGACATCGAATAGGGGTTATTCTTATAAATTTTACCTGTTTTTCTATCAATGATGCCGTTTTCTTAAGAATGGAGGAAGTTATTAAAGAAGATAAAGCATAAAACTATTTCCTCGGTTACGAATCTTTTAACTTTGTTTTGTCACTTGCGTTATTAATGAATAAGAAATTTAAATATAAGAAATCGCTTTTAGCGGCTATTTTAAGCGCAACCCTGTTAGCCGGTTGTGATGGTGGTGGTTCAGGATCGTCCTCCGATACGCCGTCTGTAGATTCTGGATCAGGGACTTTGCCGGAAGTGAAACCCGATCCAACACCAACCCCGGAGCCGACACCTGAGCCGACGCCGGACCCAGAACCTACGCCGGATCCAACACCTGATCCTGAGCCGACACCAGAACCGGAGCCAGAACCTGTTCCTACGAAAACGGGTTATCTGACCCTGGGCGGAAGCCAGCGGGTAACTGGTGCTACCTGTAATGGTGAATCCAGCGATGGCTTTACCTTTACGCCAGGCAATACCGTGAGTTGTGTGGTGGGCAGTACGACCATTGCAACATTCAACACCCAGTCAGAAGCTGCGCGTAGCCTGCGTGCGGTTGACAAAGTGTCGTTTAGCCTGGAGGACGCGCAGGAGCTGGCGAATTCTGAAAATAAGAAAACCAACGCCATCTCTCTGGTGACGTCCAGCGACAGTTGCCCCGCAGATGCAGAACAGCTTTGTCTTACTTTCTCGTCAGTGGTTGATCGCGCGCGATTTGAAAAACTGTATAAGCAAATTGATCTGGCAACAGACAATTTCAGCAAGCTGGTCAATGAAGAGGTGGAAAACAATGCTGCGACTGATAAAGCGCCGTCCACCCATACCTCAACGGTAGTGCCAGTCACGACAGAGGGAACAAAACCGGATCTGAACGCGTCCTTCGTGTCGGCTAACGCGGAACAGTTTTATCAGTATCAACCCACTGAAATCATTCTTTCCGAAGGCCAACTGGTGGATAGCCTGGGGAACGGTGTTGCTGGCGTTGACTACTACACCAATTCAGGCCGTGGCGTAACTGACGAAAACGGTAAATTTTCCTTTAGCTGGGGCGAAACCATCTCCTTTGGTATCGATACCTTTGAACTGGGCTCAGTACGTGGCAATAAGTCGACCATTGCGCTGACTGAATTGGGTGATGAAGTTCGCGGGGCAAATATCGATCAGCTCATTCATCGTTATTCGACGACTGGTCAAAATAATACTCGTGTTGTTCCGGACGATGTACGCAAGGTCTTTGCCGAATATCCCAACGTGATCAACGAGATAATCAATCTTTCGTTATCCAACGGTGCGACGCTGGATGAAGGCGATCAAAACGTTGTGCTGCCTAACGAATTTATCGAGCAGTTTAAGACGGGTCAGGCCAAAGAGATCGATACCGCGATTTGTGCGAAAACCGACGGTTGTAACGAGGCTCGCTGGTTCTCGCTGACAACGCGCAATGTTAATGACGGCCAGATTCAGGGCGTTATTAACAAGCTGTGGGGCGTGGATACGAACTATCAGTCTGTCAGCAAGTTCCACGTCTTCCATGACTCTACCAACTTCTATGGCAGCACCGGTAACGCGCGCGGTCAGGCGGTGGTAAATATCTCCAACTCGGCATTCCCGATTCTGATGGCGCGTAATGATAAAAACTACTGGCTGGCGTTTGGCGAAAAACGCGCCTGGGATAAAAATGAGCTGGCGTACATTACGGAAGCGCCTTCCATTGTGCAGCCAGAGAACGTTACGCGCGATACTGCGACTTTCAACCTGCCGTTTATTTCGCTGGGGCAAGTCGGTGAAGGCAAACTGATGGTTATCGGTAACCCGCACTACAACAGCATCCTGCGTTGCCCGAACGGTTACAGTTGGGGCGGTGGTGTTAATAGTAAAGGTGAGTGTACGCTCAGCGGTGATTCTGATGACATGAAGCACTTTATGCAGAACGTACTGCGCTACTTGTCAAATGACATCTGGCAGCCAAATACCAAGAGCATCATGACTGTCGGCACCAACCTGGAGAACGTTTATTTCAAAAAAGCGGGCCAGGTATTGGGAAATAGTGCACCATTTGCTTTCCATGAGGATTTCACTGGTATCACGGTTAAACAGTTGACCAGCTATGGCGATCTGAATCCGGAAGAGATTCCGTTGCTGATCCTCAACGGCTTTGAATATGTGACTCAGTGGTCTGGCGATCCCTATGCTGTGCCTCTGCGTGCAGATACCAGCAAACCGAAGCTGACTCAGCAGGATGTGACCGATCTGATCGCTTATCTGAACAAAGGTGGCTCGGTGCTGATCATGGAAAACGTGATGAGCAATCTTAAGGAAGAGAGCGCGTCCAGTTTTGTGCGTCTGCTGGATGCCGCGGGTCTGTCAATGGCTCTGAACAAATCGGTGGTGAACAACGATCCGCAAGGGTATCCGGATCGCGTTCGTCAGCGTCGCGCGACTGGCATTTGGGTTTATGAACGTTATCCTGCTGCAGACGGCGCGCAACCGCCGTACACCATCGACCCAAATACAGGGGAAGTGACCTGGAAATACCAGCAAGACAACAAGCCTGATGACAAGCCGAAACTGGAAGTTGCGAGCTGGCAGGAGGAAGTTGAGGGCAAACAGGTAACGCGTTATGCCTTTATTGATGAAGCGGAATACACAACAGAAGAATCTCTGGAAGCGGCAAAGGCAAAAATCTTTGAGAAGTTTCCTGGGTTACAGGAGTGTAAGGACTCGACTTACCATTACGAGATTAACTGTTTGGAGCGCCGCCCAGGCACGGATGTTCCGGTAACAGGTGGCATGTATGTTCCGCGCTATACGCAACTGAATCTTGACGCCGACACCGCGAAAGCGATGGTGCAGGCGGCGGATTTAGGCACCAACATTCAGCGCCTGTATCAGCATGAGCTTTATTTCCGTACCAAAGGCAGTAAAGGTGAGCGTCTGAACAGTGTTGATCTGGAACGTCTGTACCAGAACATGTCGGTCTGGCTGTGGAACGATACGAAATATCGTTACGAAGAGGGCAAGGAAGATGAGCTGGGCTTTAAAACGTTCACCGAGTTCCTGAACTGCTACGCCAATGATGCCTATGCAGGCGGCACCAAGTGCTCCGCAGATCTGAAAAAATCGCTGGTCGATAACAACATGATCTACGGTGACGGTAGCAGCAAAGCGGGCATGATGAACCCAAGCTATCCGCTCAACTATATGGAAAAACCGCTGACGCGTCTGATGCTGGGCCGTTCCTGGTGGGATCTGAACATTAAGGTTGATGTGGAGAAGTACCCAGGATCCGTATCGGCAAAGGGTGAGAGCGTTACGGAAAACATCAGCCTGTACTCGAATCCGACCAAATGGTTTGCGGGTAACATGCAGTCAACCGGCCTGTGGGCACCGGCCCAGCAGGACGTCACCATTAAGTCTTCGGCGTCAGTCCCAGTGACTGTTACCGTGGCGCTGGCTGACGACCTGACTGGACGTGAGAAGCATGAAGTTGCGCTGAACCGTCCGCCAAGAGTGACTAAAACGTATACTCTGGAGGCTAACGGTGAAGTGACCTTCAAGGTGCCTTATGGTGGTCTGATTTATATCAAGGGCGACAGTAAGGATGATGTTTCTGCTAACTTCACCTTTACCGGTGTAGTAAAAGCGCCGTTCTATAAAGACGGCGAATGGAAAAACGATCTGGACTCACCGGCGCCGCTGGGCGAGCTGGAGTCTGCGTCGTTCGTCTATACCACGCCGAAGAAGAACCTTGAGGCCAGCAATTTCACTGGTGGTGTAGCAGAATTCGCTAAAGATCTGGATACCTTTGCCAGCTCGATGAATGACTTCTACGGTCGTAATGATGAAGACGGTAAGCACCGGATGTTTACCTATAAAAACTTGACGGGGCACAAGCATCGTTTCACCAACGATGTGCAGATCTCCATCGGTGATGCGCACTCGGGTTATCCGGTAATGAACAGCAGCTTCTCGACGAACAGCACCACGCTGCCGACGACGCCGCTGAACGACTGGCTGATTTGGCACGAAGTCGGTCATAACGCTGCAGAAACACCGCTGAACGTACCGGGTGCAACTGAAGTGGCGAACAACGTGCTGGCGCTGTACATGCAGGATCGCTATCTCGGTAAGATGAACCGTGTCGCTGACGACATTACCGTCGCGCCGGAATATCTGGACGAGAGCAACGGTCAGGCCTGGGCGCGCGGCGGTGCGGGTGACCGTCTGCTGATGTACGCACAGTTGAAGGAGTGGGCAGAGGAAAACTTTGATATCAAACAGTGGTATCCAGATGGTGAGCTGCCTAAGTTCTACAGCGATCGTAAAGGGATGAAGGGCTGGAACCTGTTCCAGTTGATGCACCGTAAAGCGCGCGGCGATGATGTTGGTAACAGCACCTTTGGTGGCAAGAATTACTGTGCTGAATCCAATGGTAACGCTGCCGACACGCTGATGCTGTGTGCATCCTGGGTCGCTCAGGCGGATCTTTCGGAATTCTTTAAGAAATGGAATCCGGGTGCAAGTGCTTACCAGTTGCCGGGAGCAACGGAGATGAGTTTCCAGGGCGGTGTGAGCTCTTCGGCTTACAGCACGCTGGCGTCACTCAAGCTGCCGAAACCGGAAAAAGGGCCGGAAACCATTAACAAGGTTACCGAGCATAAGATGTCTGCCGAGTAAGCCTGTAGGCCGGATAAGGCGTTCACGCCGCATCCGGCATGATATAAGGCGCATCGGGTCAACACATATGCCCGATGCGCCAGCTTATCGGGCCTGGAGGAAAGCCATATGGCATACACCCGCAGGCCCGCATCCGGCAAGTTACAACAAACAACCTTTAACCATGCTTTTTGATGTTTTTCAGCAATACCCCGCGGCGATGCCCATACTGGCAACCGTCGGAGGATTGATCATCGGCAGTTTTTTGAATGTGGTGATTTGGCGTTACCCCATCATGCTGCGCCAACAAATGGCGGAGTTTCATGGTGAAACGCCGAGTACGCAGTCAAAAATAAGCCTTGCGCTACCGCGTTCGCACTGTCCGCATTGCCAGCAGACTATCCGCGTTCGTGACAATATTCCGCTGCTCTCCTGGCTGATGCTCAAAGGGCGCTGCCGCGACTGTCAGGCGAAAATCAGCAAGCGTTATCCGCTGGTTGAGTTATTGACAGCACTCGCTTTTTTGCTGGCGAGTCTGGTGTGGCCAGAAAGTGGATGGGGGCTGGCGGTGATGATATTATCCGCGTGGCTGATTGCCGCGAGCATCATCGACCTCGACAACCAATGGCTGCCCGATGTTTTTACTCAGGGCGTATTGTGGACAGGACTGATTGCGGCATGGGCGCAGCAGAGTCCGTTAACGCTACAAGACGCAGTCACCGGCGTTCTGGTGGGGTTTATCACTTTTTACTCCCTGCGCTGGATAGCCGGAATAGTTCTGCGTAAAGAAGCATTAGGCATGGGCGATGTATTACTCTTCGCTGCGTTAGGTGGATGGGTGGGGCCGTTGTCGTTACCCAATGTGGCTTTAATCGCATCATGCTGCGGTCTGATATATGCCGTTATTACAAAAAGAGGATCAACCACACTGCCTTTTGGACCGTGTTTAAGTCTGGGCGGTATAGCAACACTTTATCTACAGGCATTGTTTTAATGATAACCACGTCATTATCAAAGTGACATTTTAACTCTTATTAATAACCTTAGAGATTATTTACCATGTCGATAAAACAGATGCCAGGGAGGGTATTAATATCGCTATTGTTGAGCGTTACAGGATTATTAAGTGGCTGCGCCAGCCATAATGAAAACGCCAGTTTACTGGCGAAAAAACAGGCGCAAAATATCAGCCAAAACCTGCCGATTAAATCTGCGGGATATACCTTAGTGCTGGCGCAAAGTAGTGGCACGACGGTAAAAATGACCATTATCAGCGAATCGGGTACTCAGACCACGCAGACACCTGACGCCTTTTTAACCAGCTATCAACGACAAATGTGCGCTGACCCAACGGTGAAATTAATGATCACCGAGGGAATTAATTACAGCATAACGATTAATGATACACGTACAGGTAACCAGTATCAGCGGAAACTGGATCGTACCACCTGTGGAATAGTCAAAGCATAACGTCGGGTAGATATAAATTGGCGCGGGTTGTTTTTCGTGACGCACGAATTTATCTCATTCAATGGCTGACTAAAATTCGTCACATTCTTAGCCAGAGACAATCTCTTAATACAGACAAAGAGCATCTGCGAAAAATGGTGCGCGGGATGTTCTGGCTCATGCTGCTTATTATTTCTGCAAAAATGGCGTATTCACTCTGGCGCTATTTCTCCTTTTCTGCGGAATATACGGCGGTTTCCTCATCGGTGAATAAACCGCTCCGTGCGGATGCAAAACCGTTCGATAAAAATGACGTGCAATTAGTCAGCCAACAAAACTGGTTTGGCAAATATCAACCCGTCGCCGCACCGGTAAAACAACCTGAATCTGCGCCTGTGGCAGAAACGCGTCTTAATGTGGTGCTGCGTGGGATCGCCTTTGGTGCCAGACCCGGCGTGGTGATTGAAGAAGGCGGCAAACAGCAGGTCTATTTGCAGGGTGAACGGCTTGGCTCTCACAACGCAGTGATTGAGGAAATCAACCGCGACCATGTGATGCTGCGCTATCAGGGGAAAATGGAACGTCTGAGTCTGGCAGAGGAGGAACGCCCCCCTGTGGCGGTGACCAGCAAAAAAGCCGCCAGCGACGAAGCAAAGCAAGCTGTTGCTGAACCTGTCGTCAGTGCGCCAGTGGAGATCCCGGCTGCCGTGCGTCAGGCACTGGCGAAAGATCCGCAGAAAATTTTTAACTATATCCAGCTTACGCCTGTGCGTAAGGAGGGAATTGTCGGTTATGCAGTGAAGCCGGGGGCAGATCGTTCTCTGTTCGATGCCAGCGGTTTCAGGGAAGGCGATATCGCCATTGCGCTAAATCAGCAGGATTTCACTGATCCACGAGCAATGATTGCTCTGATGCGGCAGTTACCTTCAATGGATTCCATTCAACTTACGGTTTTACGCAAGGGTGCGCGCTACGACATTTCCATCGCACTGCGCTAACCGCATTTAATCCAGGAGAATCATTCATCGTGTTTTGGCGTGATATGACGTTGTCTATCTGGCGTAAGAAGACAACTGGCCTCAAAACAAAAAAGCGTTTACTGCCGCTGATGCTGGCAGCGGCATTGTGTAGTTCACCGGTCTGGGCGGAAGAAGCCACTTTCACCGCTAATTTTAAAGATACCGACCTGAAATCGTTCATCGAAACCGTCGGCGCTAACCTTAATAAAACCATCATTATGGGGCCGGGCGTTCAGGGGAAAGTGAGTATTCGCACTATGACTCCGCTCAATGAACGCCAGTATTACCAGTTATTCCTTAACCTGCTGGAAGCACAGGGGTATGCGGTCGTACCGATGGAAAACGACGTGCTGAAGGTGGTGAAATCAAGCGCCGCGAAAGTCGAGCCGCTGCCGCTGGTCGGTGAAGGCAGTGACAACTACGCGGGCGATGAAATGGTCACCAAAGTCGTGCCGGTACGCAATGTGTCGGTACGCGAGCTGGCACCGATTCTGCGCCAGATGATTGACAGCGCAGGCTCAGGCAACGTTGTTAATTACGATCCCTCCAACGTGATTATGCTTACCGGACGCGCCTCCGTTGTGGAGCGCCTGACGGAAGTGATCCAGCGCGTGGATCACGCGGGTAATCGCACCGAAGAGGTGATCCCGCTGGATAACGCCTCAGCCTCGGAAATTGCCCGCGTGCTGGAAAGCCTGACCAAAAACAGCGGCGAGAACCAGCCAGCAACGCTGAAATCTCAAATTGTCGCCGATGAACGCACCAACAGCGTGATTGTCAGTGGTGACCCCGCCACGCGAGACAAAATGCGCCGTCTGATCCGTCGGCTGGATTCAGAAATGGAGCGCAGCGGCAACAGCCAGGTGTTCTATCTCAAATACAGCAAAGCCGAAGATCTGGTCGATGTGCTGAAGCAGGTCAGCGGTACGCTCACGGCGGCTAAAGAAGAGGCGGAAGGCACAGTTGGTAGCGGGCGTGAGGTTGTCTCCATCGCCGCCAGCAAACACAGTAATGCCCTGATTGTTACTGCGCCGCAGGACATTATGCAGTCGCTGCAAAGCGTGATTGAACAACTGGATATTCGCCGTGCTCAGGTGCATGTCGAGGCGTTAATCGTGGAAGTTGCCGAAGGCAGCAATATCAACTTCGGCGTGCAGTGGGGGTCAAAAGATGCCGGATTAATGCAGTTTGCCAACGGTACGCAAATCCCTATTGG
It encodes the following:
- the glcA gene encoding glycolate permease GlcA produces the protein MVTWTQMYMPMGGLGLSALVALIPIIFFFVALAVLRLKGHVAGAITLILSILIAIFAFKMPIDMAFAAAGYGFIYGLWPIAWIIVAAVFLYKLTVASGQFDIIRSSVISITDDQRLQVLLIGFSFGALLEGAAGFGAPVAITGALLVGLGFKPLYAAGLCLIANTAPVAFGALGVPILVAGQVTGIDPFHIGAMAGRQLPFLSVLVPFWLVAMMDGWKGVKETWPAALVAGGSFAVTQFFTSNYIGPELPDITSALVSIVSLALFLKVWRPKNTETAISMGQSAGAMVVNKPSSGGPVPSEYSLGQIIRAWSPFLILTVLVTIWTMKPFKALFAPGGAFYSLVINFQIPHLHQQVLKAAPIVAQPTPMDAVFKFDPLSAGGTAIFIAAIISIFILGVGIKKGIGVFAETLISLKWPILSIGMVLAFAFVTNYSGMSTTLALVLAGTGVMFPFFSPFLGWLGVFLTGSDTSSNALFGSLQSTTAQQINVSDTLLVAANTSGGVTGKMISPQSIAVACAATGMVGRESELFRYTVKHSLIFASVIGIITLLQAYVFTGMLVS
- the sslE gene encoding lipoprotein metalloprotease SslE encodes the protein MNKKFKYKKSLLAAILSATLLAGCDGGGSGSSSDTPSVDSGSGTLPEVKPDPTPTPEPTPEPTPDPEPTPDPTPDPEPTPEPEPEPVPTKTGYLTLGGSQRVTGATCNGESSDGFTFTPGNTVSCVVGSTTIATFNTQSEAARSLRAVDKVSFSLEDAQELANSENKKTNAISLVTSSDSCPADAEQLCLTFSSVVDRARFEKLYKQIDLATDNFSKLVNEEVENNAATDKAPSTHTSTVVPVTTEGTKPDLNASFVSANAEQFYQYQPTEIILSEGQLVDSLGNGVAGVDYYTNSGRGVTDENGKFSFSWGETISFGIDTFELGSVRGNKSTIALTELGDEVRGANIDQLIHRYSTTGQNNTRVVPDDVRKVFAEYPNVINEIINLSLSNGATLDEGDQNVVLPNEFIEQFKTGQAKEIDTAICAKTDGCNEARWFSLTTRNVNDGQIQGVINKLWGVDTNYQSVSKFHVFHDSTNFYGSTGNARGQAVVNISNSAFPILMARNDKNYWLAFGEKRAWDKNELAYITEAPSIVQPENVTRDTATFNLPFISLGQVGEGKLMVIGNPHYNSILRCPNGYSWGGGVNSKGECTLSGDSDDMKHFMQNVLRYLSNDIWQPNTKSIMTVGTNLENVYFKKAGQVLGNSAPFAFHEDFTGITVKQLTSYGDLNPEEIPLLILNGFEYVTQWSGDPYAVPLRADTSKPKLTQQDVTDLIAYLNKGGSVLIMENVMSNLKEESASSFVRLLDAAGLSMALNKSVVNNDPQGYPDRVRQRRATGIWVYERYPAADGAQPPYTIDPNTGEVTWKYQQDNKPDDKPKLEVASWQEEVEGKQVTRYAFIDEAEYTTEESLEAAKAKIFEKFPGLQECKDSTYHYEINCLERRPGTDVPVTGGMYVPRYTQLNLDADTAKAMVQAADLGTNIQRLYQHELYFRTKGSKGERLNSVDLERLYQNMSVWLWNDTKYRYEEGKEDELGFKTFTEFLNCYANDAYAGGTKCSADLKKSLVDNNMIYGDGSSKAGMMNPSYPLNYMEKPLTRLMLGRSWWDLNIKVDVEKYPGSVSAKGESVTENISLYSNPTKWFAGNMQSTGLWAPAQQDVTIKSSASVPVTVTVALADDLTGREKHEVALNRPPRVTKTYTLEANGEVTFKVPYGGLIYIKGDSKDDVSANFTFTGVVKAPFYKDGEWKNDLDSPAPLGELESASFVYTTPKKNLEASNFTGGVAEFAKDLDTFASSMNDFYGRNDEDGKHRMFTYKNLTGHKHRFTNDVQISIGDAHSGYPVMNSSFSTNSTTLPTTPLNDWLIWHEVGHNAAETPLNVPGATEVANNVLALYMQDRYLGKMNRVADDITVAPEYLDESNGQAWARGGAGDRLLMYAQLKEWAEENFDIKQWYPDGELPKFYSDRKGMKGWNLFQLMHRKARGDDVGNSTFGGKNYCAESNGNAADTLMLCASWVAQADLSEFFKKWNPGASAYQLPGATEMSFQGGVSSSAYSTLASLKLPKPEKGPETINKVTEHKMSAE
- the pppA gene encoding prepilin peptidase PppA; protein product: MLFDVFQQYPAAMPILATVGGLIIGSFLNVVIWRYPIMLRQQMAEFHGETPSTQSKISLALPRSHCPHCQQTIRVRDNIPLLSWLMLKGRCRDCQAKISKRYPLVELLTALAFLLASLVWPESGWGLAVMILSAWLIAASIIDLDNQWLPDVFTQGVLWTGLIAAWAQQSPLTLQDAVTGVLVGFITFYSLRWIAGIVLRKEALGMGDVLLFAALGGWVGPLSLPNVALIASCCGLIYAVITKRGSTTLPFGPCLSLGGIATLYLQALF
- the gspS2 gene encoding type II secretion system pilot lipoprotein GspS-beta; translated protein: MSIKQMPGRVLISLLLSVTGLLSGCASHNENASLLAKKQAQNISQNLPIKSAGYTLVLAQSSGTTVKMTIISESGTQTTQTPDAFLTSYQRQMCADPTVKLMITEGINYSITINDTRTGNQYQRKLDRTTCGIVKA
- the gspC gene encoding type II secretion system protein GspC; this encodes MARVVFRDARIYLIQWLTKIRHILSQRQSLNTDKEHLRKMVRGMFWLMLLIISAKMAYSLWRYFSFSAEYTAVSSSVNKPLRADAKPFDKNDVQLVSQQNWFGKYQPVAAPVKQPESAPVAETRLNVVLRGIAFGARPGVVIEEGGKQQVYLQGERLGSHNAVIEEINRDHVMLRYQGKMERLSLAEEERPPVAVTSKKAASDEAKQAVAEPVVSAPVEIPAAVRQALAKDPQKIFNYIQLTPVRKEGIVGYAVKPGADRSLFDASGFREGDIAIALNQQDFTDPRAMIALMRQLPSMDSIQLTVLRKGARYDISIALR
- the gspD gene encoding type II secretion system secretin GspD; this encodes MFWRDMTLSIWRKKTTGLKTKKRLLPLMLAAALCSSPVWAEEATFTANFKDTDLKSFIETVGANLNKTIIMGPGVQGKVSIRTMTPLNERQYYQLFLNLLEAQGYAVVPMENDVLKVVKSSAAKVEPLPLVGEGSDNYAGDEMVTKVVPVRNVSVRELAPILRQMIDSAGSGNVVNYDPSNVIMLTGRASVVERLTEVIQRVDHAGNRTEEVIPLDNASASEIARVLESLTKNSGENQPATLKSQIVADERTNSVIVSGDPATRDKMRRLIRRLDSEMERSGNSQVFYLKYSKAEDLVDVLKQVSGTLTAAKEEAEGTVGSGREVVSIAASKHSNALIVTAPQDIMQSLQSVIEQLDIRRAQVHVEALIVEVAEGSNINFGVQWGSKDAGLMQFANGTQIPIGTLGAAISAAKPQKGSTVISENGATTINPDTNGDLSTLAQLLSGFSGTAVGVVKGDWMALVQAVKNDSSSNVLSTPSITTLDNQEAFFMVGQDVPVLTGSTVGSNNSNPFNTVERKKVGIMLKVTPQINEGNAVQMVIEQEVSKVEGQTSLDVVFGERKLKTTVLANDGELIVLGGLMDDQAGESVAKVPLLGDIPVIGNLFKSTADKKEKRNLMVFIRPTILRDGMAADGVSQRKYNYMRAEQIYRDEQGLSLMPHTAQPILPAQNQALPPEVRAFLNAGRTR